Proteins from one Mycobacterium sp. HUMS_12744610 genomic window:
- a CDS encoding Rieske 2Fe-2S domain-containing protein: MQVTSVGHAGFLIRTQAGSILCDPWVNPAYFASWFPFPDNSALDWDALGDCDYLYVSHLHKDHFDAANLREHVNKDAVVLLPDFPVPDLRNELEKLGFHRFFETVDSVKHRVGGPKGDLDVMIIALRAPADGPIGDSALVVSDGTTTVFNMNDARPIDLDVLASEFGHVDVHMLQYSGAIWYPMVYDMPARAKESFAVQKRQRGMDRARQYIAQVGATWVVPSAGPPCFLDPELRHLNDDGRDPANIFPDQMVFLEQMRSNGHDRGLLMIPGSTAEFSGATLESMRHPLPDDQLEAIFTTGKADYIADYAERMAPVIAAERAGWAPATGEPLLEPLRALFEPIMLASDEICDGIGYPVELAMGSETVILDFPKRTVRERIPDEKARYGFTIAPELVRTVLRDREPDWVNTIFLSTRFTAWRIGGYNEYLYTFFKCLTDERIAYADGWFAETHDDSASVTMEGWQVQRRCPHLKADLSKFGVVEGDTLTCNLHGWQWRLEDGHCLTARGHQLRSSRA; encoded by the coding sequence GTGCAGGTCACCAGCGTCGGCCACGCCGGGTTTCTGATCCGGACCCAAGCGGGCAGCATCCTGTGCGACCCGTGGGTCAACCCCGCCTACTTCGCCTCGTGGTTCCCGTTCCCCGACAACAGCGCGCTGGACTGGGACGCGCTCGGCGACTGCGACTACCTGTACGTCTCCCACCTGCACAAGGACCACTTCGACGCGGCGAACCTGCGGGAGCACGTCAACAAGGACGCGGTGGTGCTGTTGCCGGACTTCCCGGTCCCCGACCTGCGCAACGAGTTGGAAAAGCTGGGCTTTCACCGGTTCTTCGAGACCGTCGACTCCGTCAAGCACCGGGTCGGCGGGCCCAAGGGCGACCTCGACGTGATGATCATCGCCCTGCGGGCTCCCGCCGACGGCCCGATCGGCGACTCGGCGCTGGTGGTTTCCGACGGCACCACAACGGTTTTCAACATGAACGACGCCCGTCCGATCGACTTGGACGTGCTGGCAAGCGAATTCGGCCACGTCGACGTGCACATGCTGCAGTACTCCGGGGCCATCTGGTACCCGATGGTCTACGACATGCCGGCGCGGGCCAAGGAGTCGTTCGCCGTCCAGAAGAGGCAGCGGGGGATGGACCGGGCGCGCCAGTACATCGCCCAGGTCGGGGCGACGTGGGTGGTGCCGTCCGCGGGTCCGCCCTGCTTCCTCGACCCCGAGTTGCGCCACCTCAACGACGACGGCCGCGACCCGGCCAACATCTTCCCCGACCAGATGGTGTTCCTCGAGCAGATGCGCAGCAACGGGCACGACCGCGGCCTGCTGATGATCCCCGGTTCGACCGCCGAGTTCTCCGGCGCGACGCTCGAATCGATGCGCCACCCGCTGCCCGACGACCAACTCGAGGCAATCTTCACCACCGGCAAGGCGGACTACATCGCCGACTACGCCGAGCGGATGGCGCCGGTCATCGCCGCGGAGCGGGCGGGTTGGGCACCCGCCACCGGGGAGCCGCTGCTGGAGCCGCTGCGCGCGCTGTTCGAGCCCATCATGCTGGCCAGCGACGAGATCTGCGACGGCATCGGCTATCCCGTCGAGCTGGCGATGGGCTCCGAGACGGTGATCCTGGACTTCCCCAAAAGAACTGTGCGCGAGCGGATTCCCGACGAAAAAGCCCGCTACGGCTTCACGATCGCCCCCGAACTGGTGCGCACCGTGCTGCGCGACCGGGAACCGGACTGGGTCAACACCATCTTCTTGTCGACCCGCTTCACGGCATGGCGGATCGGCGGCTACAACGAATACCTGTACACGTTCTTCAAGTGCCTGACCGACGAGCGGATCGCCTACGCCGACGGATGGTTCGCCGAGACGCACGACGACTCCGCGTCGGTCACGATGGAGGGCTGGCAGGTTCAGCGCCGTTGCCCCCACCTCAAGGCCGACCTCTCCAAATTCGGTGTGGTGGAAGGCGACACGCTGACCTGCAACCTGCACGGGTGGCAATGGCGGTTGGAGGACGGTCACTGCCTGACCGCACGGGGACATCAGCTGCGGAGCTCCCGGGCGTGA